A DNA window from Acidimicrobiia bacterium contains the following coding sequences:
- a CDS encoding DUF3097 family protein → MTRPPSRGGILGGPVDGPARAAAAYPSFEATTGTRVRHRASGFTGTIVAVERDTARVRGATGVERLFPLESGAFAVDGIAVTLVAPRPTSRARTPVRTASGSRAVDGHRARVARQARIYVEGVHDAELVEAVWGDDLRIEGVVVERLDGIDHLAAAVDAFGPEPGRRLGVLVDHLVPGSKEARLAAAVRGPHVLVTGTPYVDVWQAIRPHVAGIEAWPEVPRDRPWKEGVCAALGERDPAAAWRRLRTSVRSFRDLEAPFVGAVEQLVDFVTGASDPHASTP, encoded by the coding sequence GTGACCCGACCACCGTCACGAGGCGGCATCCTCGGCGGGCCGGTCGACGGGCCCGCGCGCGCGGCGGCCGCGTACCCGTCGTTCGAGGCGACCACCGGGACGCGCGTCCGTCACCGCGCGAGCGGCTTCACGGGGACGATCGTCGCGGTCGAGCGGGACACCGCGCGCGTGCGTGGCGCGACGGGCGTCGAGCGCCTGTTCCCGCTCGAGTCGGGCGCGTTCGCGGTCGACGGCATCGCGGTGACGCTCGTCGCGCCGCGTCCCACCTCGCGCGCACGGACACCGGTGCGCACCGCTTCGGGGTCGCGCGCGGTCGACGGGCACCGCGCCCGTGTCGCGCGGCAAGCGCGGATCTACGTCGAGGGCGTGCACGACGCCGAGCTGGTCGAGGCGGTGTGGGGCGACGACCTGCGTATCGAAGGTGTCGTCGTGGAACGGCTCGACGGCATCGACCATCTCGCGGCCGCCGTCGACGCGTTCGGCCCCGAACCGGGACGGCGACTGGGCGTGCTCGTCGACCATCTCGTCCCCGGGTCGAAGGAGGCGCGCCTCGCGGCGGCCGTGCGCGGTCCGCACGTGCTCGTGACCGGGACGCCGTACGTCGACGTCTGGCAGGCGATCCGGCCCCACGTCGCGGGGATCGAGGCGTGGCCGGAGGTCCCGCGGGACCGCCCCTGGAAGGAGGGCGTCTGCGCCGCGCTCGGCGAGCGCGACCCCGCAGCGGCGTGGCGACGCCTGCGGACGTCCGTCCGGAGCTTTCGCGACCTCGAGGCGCCGTTCGTCGGCGCGGTGGAGCAGCTCGTCGACTTCGTGACCGGGGCCAGCGACCCGCACGCGTCGACGCCGTGA
- a CDS encoding YbhN family protein codes for MFHDLPRLRSVFPLWFLPIFLFEAAAFVSMWELMRVALGTKAWFDVACAQLAGNALSRALPGGVATGGATQLGMLRRAGFDPTTTTTALTAVGLLSTATLFVLPLLAVPALLFGLAIDSRLVRGGIVAAIVAVFLLSGASALLLSDRVVRGFGRAIDWTVAKVRRRRVTAHFTTEILEARDFVRSSLADSWQRAVPAAFGNQLFDYGALTMSLFAVGARVDPAPVLLAFVVASVLAMIPLTPGGLGFVEAGLTGTLTLAGASAAHAVLATLLYRVFAYWVPLPAGALASTLFARRHGSSS; via the coding sequence CTGTTCCACGACCTGCCGCGGCTGCGGTCGGTCTTCCCGCTGTGGTTTTTGCCGATCTTCCTGTTCGAGGCGGCCGCGTTCGTCTCGATGTGGGAGCTGATGCGCGTCGCGCTGGGCACGAAGGCGTGGTTCGACGTCGCGTGCGCGCAGCTCGCCGGGAACGCGCTGAGCCGCGCGCTTCCGGGCGGCGTAGCGACGGGCGGCGCCACGCAGCTCGGCATGCTCCGGCGGGCGGGGTTCGATCCGACGACGACCACGACCGCGCTCACCGCCGTCGGCCTGCTGTCGACCGCGACGCTGTTCGTCCTGCCGTTGCTCGCCGTGCCCGCGTTGCTGTTCGGCCTCGCGATCGACTCACGTCTCGTGCGGGGTGGGATCGTGGCCGCGATCGTCGCCGTGTTCCTGTTGTCCGGCGCGTCCGCGCTGCTGCTGTCCGACCGCGTCGTGCGCGGGTTCGGTCGCGCGATCGACTGGACCGTCGCGAAGGTTCGTCGCCGTCGCGTCACCGCGCACTTCACGACGGAGATCCTCGAGGCGCGCGACTTCGTGCGGAGCTCGCTCGCCGACTCCTGGCAGCGCGCCGTTCCCGCCGCGTTCGGCAACCAGCTGTTCGACTACGGCGCGCTCACCATGAGCCTGTTCGCGGTCGGCGCGCGCGTCGACCCTGCGCCGGTGCTCCTCGCGTTCGTCGTCGCGAGCGTGCTCGCGATGATCCCGCTCACGCCGGGCGGGCTCGGGTTCGTCGAGGCGGGCCTGACGGGCACGCTCACCCTCGCGGGCGCGTCCGCCGCGCACGCCGTGCTCGCGACGCTGCTCTACCGCGTCTTCGCGTACTGGGTCCCGCTCCCGGCGGGTGCGCTGGCGTCGACGCTCTTCGCGCGACGACACGGGTCGAGCTCGTGA
- a CDS encoding PIG-L deacetylase family protein: MSTATNDGIARILVVTAHPDDVDFGVAGSVATWTAAGIEVAYCVVTDGDAGGFDPDVPRADIAGIRRAEQLAAARVVGVEDVTFLGYPDGRLVSSIALRRDISRVIRRFRPDRVVAQSPERNWERIYASHPDHLAAGEATVCAVYPDARNPFAHPELAAEGLDAHTVPELWLMATRARDVFVDVTDAFDKKVEALRCHVSQLVDADGGLETRIRGWLTANATEAGLPEGRLAEAFQAVDTR, encoded by the coding sequence GTGAGCACGGCGACGAACGACGGGATCGCGCGGATCCTCGTCGTCACCGCGCACCCCGACGACGTCGACTTCGGTGTCGCCGGCTCGGTCGCGACGTGGACGGCCGCCGGCATCGAGGTCGCGTACTGCGTCGTGACCGACGGCGACGCGGGCGGCTTCGACCCCGACGTGCCGCGTGCCGACATCGCAGGCATCCGGCGCGCCGAACAGCTCGCGGCGGCGCGCGTCGTCGGCGTGGAGGACGTCACGTTCCTCGGCTACCCCGACGGGCGGCTGGTGTCGTCCATCGCGCTGCGCCGCGACATCTCGCGGGTGATCCGGCGCTTCCGTCCCGACCGCGTCGTGGCCCAGTCGCCCGAGCGGAACTGGGAGCGCATCTACGCGAGCCACCCCGACCACCTCGCGGCCGGCGAGGCGACCGTGTGCGCGGTCTATCCGGACGCGCGCAACCCGTTCGCGCACCCCGAGCTCGCGGCGGAGGGCCTCGACGCGCACACCGTTCCCGAGCTGTGGTTGATGGCGACGCGCGCGCGTGACGTGTTCGTCGACGTCACCGACGCGTTCGACAAGAAGGTCGAGGCGCTGCGTTGCCACGTCAGCCAGCTCGTCGACGCCGACGGCGGGCTCGAGACGCGCATCCGCGGGTGGCTCACCGCGAACGCGACCGAGGCCGGCCTCCCCGAGGGGCGCCTGGCGGAGGCGTTCCAGGCCGTCGACACCCGCTGA
- a CDS encoding AarF/UbiB family protein, protein MGAVIALSLPGILVVAFLAARLLDARRSVGVTVLSGVVGWAAGVGLSLAIAQNHVHRNAGFGRNVWVFSIVFTMSATVWLELLARPGAIARAQGGLASIPRPLRSLQRRGRRVSRYAQITRIAVRHGLGPSIGLVPRGRDDGVDGEGRLPAPVRLRRALEDCGGMFVKLGQILSTRSDLVPPAYAAELARLQDHVVPEDPAAMRALIEEELGVPVDDVFADFDWEPVAAASIGQAYRACLRTGEPVIVKVQRPGVAESVRRDLEVLEELARAVEARTAWGAEYGVVDLAGEFAGRLREELDFTVEARNARELANAAADGSPVRIPAVHDELSSPRVLVLEQFDGASVRDRRWADSLHVDRDALADTLLRCALQQMLVDGVYHADPHPGNVMLLRDGRLGLIDFGAVARIDPLQQASLRDLMSAVARRDTEQLRAAVLSIATVRGRLDEDQLDRALARFMARHLAAGTSPDAAMFNDLLALLVSFRIRVPVELSTFFRALVTLDGTLTTLAPGYVALDAVQRVAAEWVKDRMSVATVEDAARDELLRALPTLRRLPRHVDRLATLATRGDLRLRVAWMSEPDDVLTVTRLLNRVVLAFLGGVVGILSAMLLGTRGGPPFAGTTSLFQFFGYFGLFCATVLTLRVIVAVLHDGLN, encoded by the coding sequence GTGGGCGCCGTGATCGCGCTGTCGCTCCCGGGGATCCTCGTCGTCGCGTTCCTCGCCGCGCGCCTGCTCGATGCCCGCCGCTCCGTCGGCGTCACGGTGCTGTCGGGCGTCGTCGGCTGGGCCGCGGGCGTCGGACTGTCGCTCGCCATCGCGCAGAACCACGTGCATCGCAACGCCGGGTTCGGCCGCAACGTCTGGGTGTTCTCGATCGTCTTCACGATGTCCGCGACCGTGTGGCTCGAGCTCCTCGCCCGTCCGGGCGCGATCGCGCGCGCCCAGGGCGGCCTCGCGTCGATCCCCCGCCCGCTCCGATCGCTGCAGCGGCGCGGCCGGCGCGTGAGCCGGTACGCGCAGATCACGCGCATCGCCGTCCGTCACGGGCTCGGTCCGTCGATCGGTCTCGTGCCTCGCGGGCGCGACGACGGTGTCGACGGCGAGGGACGCCTGCCCGCGCCCGTTCGCCTTCGCCGCGCGCTCGAGGACTGCGGCGGGATGTTCGTCAAGCTCGGGCAGATCCTGTCGACGCGCAGCGATCTCGTCCCGCCGGCGTACGCGGCGGAGCTCGCGCGCCTGCAGGACCACGTCGTCCCGGAGGACCCCGCGGCGATGCGCGCGCTCATCGAGGAGGAGCTCGGCGTCCCCGTCGACGACGTCTTCGCCGACTTCGACTGGGAGCCCGTCGCCGCGGCCTCGATCGGGCAGGCCTACCGCGCCTGCCTGCGCACCGGTGAGCCCGTCATCGTGAAGGTCCAACGGCCCGGCGTCGCGGAGTCGGTACGTCGCGATCTCGAGGTGCTCGAGGAGCTCGCGCGCGCCGTCGAGGCCCGCACCGCCTGGGGCGCCGAGTACGGCGTCGTCGACCTCGCCGGCGAGTTCGCGGGACGCCTGCGCGAGGAGCTCGACTTCACCGTCGAGGCCCGCAACGCGCGCGAGCTCGCGAACGCCGCTGCGGACGGATCGCCCGTCCGCATCCCGGCCGTGCACGACGAGCTGAGCTCGCCCCGCGTCCTCGTGCTGGAGCAGTTCGACGGCGCGAGCGTCCGCGACCGGCGTTGGGCGGACTCGTTGCACGTCGATCGCGACGCGCTGGCGGACACCCTGCTGCGCTGCGCGCTCCAGCAGATGCTCGTGGACGGCGTGTACCACGCGGACCCGCATCCCGGGAACGTCATGCTGCTGCGCGACGGCCGGCTCGGGCTGATCGACTTCGGCGCGGTCGCGCGCATCGACCCGCTGCAGCAGGCGTCGTTGCGCGACCTGATGTCGGCCGTCGCGCGTCGCGACACCGAGCAGCTCCGCGCGGCGGTGCTCTCGATCGCGACCGTCCGCGGGCGTCTCGACGAGGACCAGCTCGACCGGGCCCTGGCGCGGTTCATGGCCCGGCACCTCGCGGCCGGCACGTCGCCCGACGCGGCGATGTTCAACGACCTGCTGGCGTTGCTCGTGTCGTTCCGGATCCGGGTCCCCGTCGAGCTCAGCACGTTCTTCCGCGCGCTCGTGACGCTCGACGGGACGCTCACGACGCTCGCGCCGGGCTACGTCGCGCTCGACGCGGTCCAACGGGTCGCGGCCGAATGGGTCAAGGACCGGATGTCCGTCGCGACCGTCGAGGACGCCGCCCGTGACGAGCTGCTGCGCGCGCTGCCGACGTTGCGGCGCCTCCCGCGCCACGTCGACCGCCTCGCGACGCTCGCGACGCGCGGCGACCTGCGCCTGCGCGTCGCATGGATGTCCGAGCCGGACGACGTCCTCACGGTCACGCGCCTGCTGAACCGGGTCGTGCTGGCATTCCTCGGCGGCGTCGTCGGGATCCTGTCCGCGATGCTGCTCGGGACGCGCGGCGGCCCGCCGTTCGCGGGTACGACGTCGCTGTTCCAGTTCTTCGGCTACTTCGGGCTCTTCTGCGCGACCGTCCTGACCCTGCGCGTGATCGTCGCGGTGCTCCACGACGGCCTGAACTGA
- a CDS encoding amidohydrolase family protein, whose translation MPYAEGRVFYDADSHLMETSDWLVAHADPDVRDRIRPLQLAGAGANADEAVADADARAHDAGADALPSPTEVMGPKGWAAYGATDPAERSRALDVLGFERQLVFSTFAATQFLGRDVELLYGGTRAHNRAMAAFCADDARMLPVAFVPLDVPELAERAVDEALALDAAAILVPSVPPPDRSPTHPDYDGVWARLADADVPFVLHVGGGGRLVRPAFHVNGKPPTTDFLGGGENIRSKDFMAIHAAPEMFLSVMVLDGVLDRFPNLRGGCIEQGAMWVVPWLRRLDIAQTTFARTEPALKLPLRASEYVHRQLRFTPFPTEPVGWMIEQAGDDLFLFSSDFPHPEGGHDPLARFEASMADVDETARERFYSRNFAELMGTSSSRS comes from the coding sequence ATGCCCTACGCCGAAGGCCGCGTGTTCTACGACGCCGACAGCCACCTGATGGAGACGTCGGACTGGCTCGTCGCCCACGCCGATCCCGACGTCCGGGATCGGATACGTCCGTTGCAGCTCGCGGGGGCGGGGGCGAATGCCGACGAGGCCGTCGCGGACGCGGACGCGCGCGCGCACGACGCCGGCGCCGACGCGCTTCCGAGCCCGACCGAGGTGATGGGCCCGAAGGGTTGGGCCGCGTACGGCGCAACCGACCCTGCCGAACGAAGTCGCGCGCTCGACGTCCTCGGCTTCGAACGTCAGCTCGTGTTCTCGACGTTCGCGGCCACGCAGTTCCTCGGGCGCGACGTCGAGCTGCTCTACGGCGGGACGCGCGCGCACAATCGGGCCATGGCCGCGTTCTGCGCGGACGACGCGCGAATGCTGCCGGTCGCGTTCGTGCCGCTCGACGTGCCCGAGCTCGCTGAGCGCGCCGTCGACGAAGCGCTCGCACTCGACGCCGCCGCGATCCTCGTCCCGTCCGTCCCGCCGCCCGACCGTTCCCCCACGCACCCCGACTACGACGGTGTGTGGGCGCGCCTCGCCGACGCGGACGTGCCGTTCGTGCTGCACGTCGGCGGCGGCGGACGGCTCGTGCGTCCCGCGTTCCACGTGAACGGGAAGCCGCCGACGACCGACTTCCTCGGCGGGGGCGAGAACATCCGCTCGAAGGACTTCATGGCGATCCACGCCGCGCCCGAGATGTTCCTGTCCGTCATGGTGCTCGACGGCGTGCTCGACCGGTTCCCGAACCTGCGCGGCGGGTGCATCGAGCAGGGCGCGATGTGGGTCGTGCCGTGGCTGCGGCGTCTCGACATCGCGCAGACGACGTTCGCGCGCACGGAGCCCGCGTTGAAGCTCCCGCTGCGCGCGTCCGAGTACGTGCACCGCCAGCTCCGCTTCACACCGTTCCCGACCGAGCCCGTCGGCTGGATGATCGAGCAGGCCGGCGACGACCTGTTCCTGTTCTCGTCCGACTTCCCGCACCCGGAGGGCGGGCACGACCCGCTCGCGCGGTTCGAGGCGTCGATGGCCGACGTCGACGAGACCGCGCGCGAACGCTTCTACTCCCGCAACTTCGCCGAGCTGATGGGGACGAGCTCGTCGCGGTCGTAG
- a CDS encoding RDD family protein: MSASRPTDRKPNGVTRIVGSILDPMINAVDVDAVLERIDLDELLASVDLDRVLARIDPNTLLDRVDVDRMLARVDLDVVLRRIDVAGIVDRVDIDRIVRRVDIGKVVDRVDIDRVVDRVDIDRIVQRVDVGKIVDRVDIDRIVDRVDIGRIVDRVDIDQVLDRVDVARIVERVNVARVATTTATTMTSSALDLVRRQLARLDILLASFVRRVLRRRPPTTRTVPGEPVGSPAGAFTRLLAYVVDTFLVSGMLAAGFALFTYLADLFVSPDIHPTQGGSDWWAIVAGVFTFAYFWLSTAATGRTPGKALLGLRVVRREGGAVGGGRAFVRALVFPFSFVFGLGFVGVVGGRSRRALHDVAARTVVVYDRDELVPISSAKLRE; this comes from the coding sequence ATGAGCGCGTCACGACCGACGGACAGGAAGCCGAACGGCGTCACCCGGATCGTCGGCTCGATCCTCGACCCGATGATCAACGCCGTCGACGTCGACGCGGTGCTCGAGCGGATCGACCTCGACGAGCTCCTCGCGAGCGTCGACCTGGACCGCGTCCTCGCCCGGATCGATCCGAACACGCTCCTCGACCGCGTCGACGTCGACCGGATGCTCGCACGCGTCGACCTGGACGTCGTCCTGCGACGCATCGACGTCGCCGGGATCGTCGACCGCGTCGACATCGATCGCATCGTCCGGCGGGTCGACATCGGGAAGGTCGTCGACCGGGTCGACATCGATCGCGTCGTCGACCGCGTCGACATCGATCGCATCGTCCAGCGCGTCGACGTCGGCAAGATCGTCGACCGGGTCGACATCGATCGGATCGTCGACCGGGTCGACATCGGGAGGATCGTCGACCGCGTCGACATCGACCAGGTCCTCGACCGGGTCGACGTCGCGCGGATCGTCGAGCGGGTCAACGTCGCGCGCGTCGCGACGACCACCGCGACGACGATGACGAGCTCCGCGCTCGACCTCGTGCGGCGTCAGCTCGCCCGCCTCGACATCCTCCTCGCCTCGTTCGTCAGGCGCGTCCTCCGGCGGCGACCCCCGACGACGCGGACGGTGCCCGGCGAACCGGTCGGCTCTCCCGCCGGCGCGTTCACGCGCCTCCTCGCCTACGTCGTCGACACGTTCCTCGTCTCGGGGATGCTCGCGGCCGGGTTCGCGCTGTTCACGTACCTGGCCGACCTCTTCGTGTCGCCCGACATTCACCCGACCCAGGGTGGGAGCGACTGGTGGGCGATCGTCGCGGGAGTGTTCACGTTCGCGTACTTCTGGCTGTCGACGGCTGCGACGGGCCGCACGCCGGGCAAGGCCCTCCTCGGACTGCGCGTCGTGCGCCGCGAGGGCGGCGCGGTCGGAGGCGGCAGGGCGTTCGTGCGCGCGCTCGTGTTCCCGTTCAGCTTCGTGTTCGGCCTGGGCTTCGTCGGTGTCGTCGGTGGCCGCTCACGACGCGCGCTCCACGATGTCGCGGCGCGCACGGTCGTCGTCTACGACCGCGACGAGCTCGTCCCCATCAGCTCGGCGAAGTTGCGGGAGTAG
- a CDS encoding DUF308 domain-containing protein gives MSAGPAGADAVSARTLWRAAIVGGAGLLVVGVVLIAWPHATGVVLAVLAGSGMLWFGCLDMIGALLDRPDRGWALRFARGLLGVVAGAVVLAWPHQTVLVVAVVLGLWMLTQGAFAVVGRLMHPPRYPRGAGTVGILGMVAGLFLVGQPARSLHAGAIVLGSVLVCLGVIELVAGLVAWTRDRRHRADGSVAVTA, from the coding sequence GTGAGCGCCGGACCCGCCGGCGCGGACGCGGTCTCGGCGCGCACGCTGTGGCGCGCCGCGATCGTCGGCGGGGCCGGTCTGCTCGTCGTCGGTGTGGTCCTGATCGCGTGGCCACACGCGACCGGGGTCGTGCTCGCCGTCCTCGCCGGGTCCGGGATGCTGTGGTTCGGGTGCCTCGACATGATCGGCGCGCTCCTCGACCGTCCCGACCGCGGGTGGGCGCTGCGGTTCGCCCGCGGGCTGCTCGGTGTCGTCGCAGGCGCGGTGGTGCTCGCGTGGCCGCACCAGACCGTCCTCGTCGTGGCGGTCGTGCTCGGGTTGTGGATGCTCACGCAGGGCGCGTTCGCGGTCGTCGGACGCCTGATGCACCCACCGCGCTACCCGCGTGGTGCGGGGACCGTCGGCATCCTCGGGATGGTCGCGGGTCTCTTCCTCGTCGGCCAGCCGGCGCGCTCGCTCCACGCCGGCGCGATCGTGCTCGGCTCGGTCCTGGTGTGCCTCGGCGTGATCGAGCTCGTCGCCGGGCTCGTCGCATGGACGAGGGACCGCCGCCACCGTGCCGACGGCAGTGTCGCCGTCACGGCGTGA
- the msrA gene encoding peptide-methionine (S)-S-oxide reductase MsrA, producing MPTADEALPGRDETMPVPEHHAVNGSSLRPPFPDGTEQALFAMGCFWGAERKFWETPGVVVTAVGYAGGLTPNPTYEEVCSGLTGHAEVVLVVFDPARVSYEELLKVFWESHDPTQGMRQGNDVGTQYRSAVYTYGEMQRKAAEASRDAYQKVLHDAGYGDITTSIEDAPAFYYAEPYHQQYLAKNPFGYCGLGGTGVSCPTGLTGT from the coding sequence ATGCCGACCGCCGACGAGGCGCTGCCCGGTCGTGACGAGACGATGCCGGTTCCCGAGCACCACGCCGTGAACGGCAGCTCGCTGCGCCCGCCGTTCCCCGACGGGACCGAGCAGGCCCTGTTCGCGATGGGCTGCTTCTGGGGTGCCGAGCGCAAGTTCTGGGAGACGCCCGGCGTGGTCGTCACCGCCGTCGGGTACGCGGGCGGGCTCACCCCGAACCCGACGTACGAGGAGGTGTGCAGCGGTCTCACCGGCCATGCCGAGGTCGTGCTCGTCGTGTTCGACCCCGCGCGCGTCTCCTACGAGGAGCTGCTGAAGGTCTTCTGGGAGTCGCACGACCCGACGCAGGGCATGCGCCAGGGCAACGACGTCGGCACGCAGTACCGCAGCGCCGTCTACACGTACGGCGAGATGCAGCGGAAGGCCGCCGAGGCGTCACGCGACGCGTACCAGAAGGTGCTGCACGACGCCGGCTACGGCGACATCACGACCTCGATCGAGGACGCACCCGCGTTCTACTACGCCGAGCCGTACCACCAGCAGTACCTGGCGAAGAACCCGTTCGGCTACTGCGGGCTGGGCGGAACGGGTGTGAGCTGCCCGACGGGCCTCACCGGCACGTAG
- a CDS encoding amidase, with the protein MDDLASLDATAQADLVRRKDCTPRELVDAAIARVEKVNPELNAVIHPLFDKARAAADAPGLPDGPFRGVPFCVKDAVCHTEGDPYHVGMRFLKEREWRATEDSYLARRFRDAGFVFVGKTNTPELATSITTEPLAYGATHNPWDVTRSPGGSSGGSAAAVASGIVPAAHANDMGGSIRAPASECGLVGLKPSRARSTLGPDFGEYWGPLTHEFVVVRTVRDAAAILDVVAGAAPGDPYTAPPPTRPFRHEVGANPGRLRVGLHVTIPNLGRDAHPECVTAVEQTGRLLERAGHAVEWSSPALDGAFHGFTVVMAAGIARDLERWSERTGDPIGPDDVEPGNWAMAEGGRAVTGAQYLAGLEAMNDYTRRVASWWADDGFDVLVTPTIAQPPPKLGLMAPTADPGEALTLMGELAQFTVPWDVTGQPAVSLPLHWTADGLPVGVQLVAAYGREDLLLRVASQLEQAAPWADRRPAVFAAS; encoded by the coding sequence ATGGACGATCTCGCCTCGCTGGACGCGACTGCCCAGGCGGACCTGGTCCGGCGCAAGGACTGCACGCCACGCGAGCTCGTCGACGCCGCGATCGCGCGCGTCGAGAAGGTCAACCCGGAGCTCAACGCGGTGATCCACCCGCTGTTCGACAAGGCGCGCGCCGCGGCGGACGCGCCCGGCCTGCCCGACGGCCCGTTCCGGGGTGTCCCGTTCTGCGTGAAGGACGCCGTCTGCCACACCGAGGGCGATCCGTACCACGTCGGCATGCGGTTCCTGAAGGAGCGCGAGTGGAGGGCGACCGAGGACAGCTACCTCGCGCGCCGCTTCCGCGACGCCGGGTTCGTGTTCGTCGGCAAGACGAACACGCCGGAGCTCGCGACGTCGATCACGACGGAGCCGCTCGCGTACGGGGCGACGCACAACCCGTGGGACGTCACGCGCTCACCGGGCGGTTCGAGCGGCGGATCCGCGGCCGCGGTCGCGTCGGGGATCGTTCCCGCCGCGCACGCGAACGACATGGGCGGATCGATCCGCGCGCCCGCGAGCGAGTGCGGGCTCGTCGGCCTGAAGCCTTCACGCGCGCGCTCGACGCTCGGTCCCGACTTCGGCGAGTACTGGGGACCGCTGACGCACGAGTTCGTCGTCGTGCGCACCGTGCGCGACGCCGCCGCGATCCTGGACGTCGTCGCGGGTGCCGCGCCCGGCGATCCGTACACCGCGCCGCCACCGACGCGCCCGTTCCGCCACGAGGTCGGCGCGAACCCGGGTCGCCTGCGCGTCGGCTTGCACGTCACCATCCCCAACCTCGGACGCGACGCGCACCCCGAGTGCGTGACCGCCGTCGAGCAGACCGGGCGGCTGCTCGAGCGGGCCGGCCACGCGGTCGAGTGGTCGTCGCCCGCGCTCGACGGCGCCTTCCACGGCTTCACCGTCGTCATGGCGGCCGGCATCGCGCGCGACCTCGAACGGTGGAGCGAGCGCACCGGTGACCCCATCGGTCCCGACGACGTCGAGCCGGGCAACTGGGCGATGGCCGAGGGCGGCCGGGCCGTGACCGGCGCGCAGTACCTGGCCGGTCTCGAGGCGATGAACGACTACACGCGACGCGTCGCGAGCTGGTGGGCCGACGACGGGTTCGACGTGCTCGTCACGCCCACGATCGCACAGCCGCCGCCGAAGCTCGGGCTGATGGCGCCGACCGCGGATCCGGGCGAGGCGCTCACGCTGATGGGCGAGCTCGCGCAGTTCACGGTGCCGTGGGACGTGACGGGCCAGCCCGCCGTCTCCCTGCCGCTGCACTGGACCGCGGACGGGCTGCCGGTCGGCGTGCAGCTCGTCGCGGCGTACGGACGCGAGGACCTCCTCCTGCGCGTCGCGTCGCAGCTCGAGCAGGCCGCGCCGTGGGCGGACCGCAGGCCGGCGGTGTTCGCGGCCTCGTGA
- a CDS encoding S16 family serine protease, producing MGEAVGSACAGARSERGRGGHGGRAGHGAASTAWLCVRGLVAVALVFLVAVVVTSPAVVYGEAQPLELGTLSTSSNPPGSGARHGGRIYYLSVVHERRAPWDVVADLVGRSDASAPRVAASPGPESSSGDDLSRQAATDAWRTAQRDVLGDVQSLTPPLWPAVGHLHGDSAGLAYLLRYLDVLLPGDVTGGTDVAATGVIANGGTIEPIGGLEEKLAAARSAGVRVAFVPALNDLDAVPNASGAVPVFDAAVARAGLWAWQPAVVTTAPYATAGARARGTTGTAVVAVSVPADALAWLCGYTGRAAPCQAAAVLIAHEAS from the coding sequence GTGGGGGAGGCAGTCGGGAGCGCGTGCGCGGGCGCGCGCTCCGAGCGTGGACGCGGCGGACACGGCGGGCGCGCCGGGCACGGCGCGGCCTCGACGGCCTGGCTCTGCGTCCGCGGTCTCGTCGCGGTCGCGCTCGTCTTCCTCGTCGCCGTCGTGGTGACGTCCCCCGCCGTGGTCTACGGCGAGGCGCAACCGCTCGAGCTCGGAACGCTGAGCACGAGCAGCAACCCGCCGGGCTCGGGAGCCCGCCACGGGGGCCGGATCTACTACCTCAGCGTCGTGCACGAACGCCGCGCGCCGTGGGACGTCGTCGCCGACCTCGTCGGCCGGAGCGACGCCAGCGCGCCGCGGGTCGCGGCGTCACCCGGGCCGGAGAGCTCCTCGGGCGACGATCTGAGCCGGCAGGCCGCGACGGACGCGTGGCGCACGGCGCAGCGCGACGTGCTCGGCGACGTCCAGAGCCTGACGCCGCCGTTGTGGCCCGCCGTCGGTCACCTGCACGGCGACTCGGCCGGGCTCGCGTACCTGCTCCGCTACCTCGACGTGCTCCTGCCCGGCGACGTCACCGGCGGCACCGACGTCGCCGCGACCGGTGTCATCGCGAACGGTGGCACGATCGAGCCGATCGGCGGGCTCGAGGAGAAGCTCGCGGCGGCGCGCTCGGCGGGCGTCCGGGTCGCGTTCGTCCCCGCGCTGAACGACCTCGACGCCGTCCCGAACGCGTCCGGTGCCGTCCCGGTGTTCGACGCCGCGGTCGCACGCGCCGGGTTGTGGGCGTGGCAGCCGGCGGTCGTCACGACCGCGCCGTACGCGACCGCGGGCGCACGGGCCCGGGGCACGACCGGCACGGCCGTCGTCGCGGTGAGCGTCCCCGCCGACGCGCTCGCGTGGCTCTGCGGGTACACGGGTCGCGCCGCGCCGTGCCAGGCGGCCGCGGTGCTCATCGCCCACGAGGCGAGCTGA